From Spiroplasma eriocheiris, the proteins below share one genomic window:
- the rsmD gene encoding 16S rRNA (guanine(966)-N(2))-methyltransferase RsmD: MDVLSSNTNQLLLGTLLCSTKITSIKIITYEIINNKLCIINLKERLTMRVISGKYKGRALQTLEGMNTRPMTARVKEDLFNILDNYFIYENKVGLDIFSGSGQLGIEGLSRGLRQCYLNDYHPGALKIIQNNVRNLQIENAIILNVDYQVLLTNFINNNIKIDILFLDPPFKQIDYYYDIITCILENNLLNNYGIIVCEANQALSFDNYNLVILKTKNYKNKYLYILRIEKEDDTNNE, from the coding sequence ATGGATGTGCTATCATCAAACACTAATCAACTTTTATTGGGTACTTTACTTTGTAGCACTAAAATCACCTCAATAAAAATTATAACATATGAAATTATTAACAATAAATTATGTATAATAAATTTAAAAGAGAGGTTAACAATGCGAGTAATTAGTGGAAAATATAAAGGACGTGCCCTCCAAACTTTAGAAGGAATGAACACTAGGCCAATGACAGCCCGGGTTAAAGAAGATCTGTTTAATATTTTAGATAATTATTTTATTTATGAAAATAAAGTAGGGTTAGATATTTTTTCAGGGAGTGGTCAGTTAGGGATTGAAGGACTCTCACGCGGGTTACGACAATGTTATTTAAATGATTACCATCCAGGAGCATTAAAAATTATTCAAAATAATGTCCGCAATCTTCAAATTGAAAATGCAATTATTTTAAATGTTGACTACCAGGTCTTGTTAACTAATTTTATTAATAATAATATTAAAATAGATATTTTATTTTTAGACCCCCCATTTAAACAAATTGATTATTATTATGATATTATTACTTGTATATTAGAGAATAATCTTCTCAATAATTACGGTATTATTGTTTGTGAAGCCAACCAAGCCTTAAGTTTTGATAATTACAACTTGGTTATTTTAAAAACAAAAAATTATAAGAACAAGTATTTATATATATTACGGATAGAAAAGGAAGATGATACTAACAATGAATAA
- the gmk gene encoding guanylate kinase — protein MNNHTGFLIIFSGPSGVGKGTIGKELFKYDDLHLAYSVSMTTREKREGEVDGINYFFVTKEEFQKAIANDELLEYAQFVGNYYGTPKAYCDKQLAMGKNVLLEIEVQGATQVLQKVPDALSIFLVPPSLEVLEARIRGRGTEPEEVLRQRMQKAREELPLQDNYDYVIVNDTVERATNEIVNIIRQEIKKRSTPSRG, from the coding sequence ATGAATAATCACACTGGCTTTTTAATAATTTTTTCAGGACCATCCGGAGTTGGAAAGGGGACCATCGGCAAAGAACTTTTTAAATATGATGATTTACATTTAGCATACTCAGTGTCAATGACAACGAGAGAAAAACGTGAGGGTGAAGTTGACGGAATTAATTACTTTTTTGTAACCAAAGAAGAATTTCAAAAAGCAATTGCGAATGATGAGTTATTAGAGTATGCCCAATTTGTTGGGAACTACTATGGAACTCCCAAAGCATATTGTGATAAACAATTAGCAATGGGGAAAAATGTCTTGCTAGAAATTGAAGTTCAAGGCGCAACCCAGGTTTTACAAAAAGTTCCTGATGCTTTATCAATCTTCTTAGTTCCTCCTAGTTTAGAAGTTTTAGAAGCACGAATTCGGGGACGAGGAACTGAACCAGAGGAAGTTTTAAGGCAAAGGATGCAAAAAGCCCGCGAAGAATTGCCCTTGCAAGATAATTATGATTATGTAATTGTAAATGATACTGTGGAAAGAGCAACCAATGAAATTGTTAATATCATTCGCCAAGAAATTAAAAAGAGAAGTACCCCCTCAAGAGGATAA
- a CDS encoding ribonuclease J — MENVKNKVVNENKQQVVTSKNKQNEASGNLNHEKNKIPTKVFALGGLEEVGKNTYCIEYDEELIMIDAGVKFPSSTMLGVDAVIPDYTYLKENQKKLKALFITHGHEDHIGGIPYLLREVSVPIIYAPRLAAALIRDRLKEHKLEATTIVKEIDNMSVIKTKNFKVNYFAVNHSIPDAFGVAVQTPNGKIVSTGDYKFDWTPLGHKTDIERMVMMGQEGVTLLMADSTNAEVEGYTPTESKIIKNIAEIFVKSKGRILISTFASNVHRIQHIVEIANKCNRKILVFGRSLDRIIKIIRQMGHLKISDKAFIKASDAKNYKDHEILIICTGSQGEPMAALSRIANNQHPHISIIPGDTVIFSSSPIPGNRADVERVINKLARNGAIILENSPVNQLHASGHASQEEQKLLFTLLKPKFFMPMHGDYRMLKQHGETAVSVNVEKENVFLCANGDQINILNGSAWIGKRVDADAIYVDGKDLSGQTTAVVRDREVLSKDGLIAVVISIDSQTNKLLAPPRIISRGSFYVKDSGNIINESIRITQEAVNDVLQNQKPTFGALKNAIKQSLSPFIYRYKKRNPLIIPVILNKK, encoded by the coding sequence ATGGAGAATGTTAAGAATAAAGTCGTAAATGAAAATAAACAGCAAGTCGTTACAAGTAAAAATAAGCAAAATGAAGCTAGTGGCAATTTAAATCATGAAAAAAATAAAATTCCAACGAAAGTTTTTGCGTTGGGTGGTTTAGAAGAAGTTGGTAAAAATACATATTGTATCGAATATGATGAAGAATTAATTATGATTGATGCGGGAGTAAAATTTCCGAGTTCAACAATGTTGGGAGTTGATGCTGTCATTCCCGACTATACTTATTTAAAAGAAAATCAAAAAAAATTAAAGGCCCTTTTTATTACCCATGGTCATGAAGATCACATTGGCGGAATTCCTTATTTATTAAGAGAAGTTAGTGTGCCAATTATTTATGCACCACGGTTAGCAGCTGCTTTAATTCGGGACCGTTTAAAAGAACATAAGTTAGAAGCAACTACGATTGTCAAAGAAATTGATAATATGAGTGTTATTAAAACAAAAAACTTTAAAGTTAATTACTTTGCAGTAAACCACAGTATTCCCGATGCATTTGGGGTAGCAGTGCAAACACCAAACGGAAAAATTGTCTCAACAGGAGATTATAAGTTTGACTGAACACCATTAGGTCATAAAACGGATATTGAACGAATGGTAATGATGGGTCAAGAAGGTGTGACCTTATTAATGGCTGATAGTACGAATGCTGAAGTTGAAGGATACACCCCAACAGAATCTAAAATTATTAAAAATATTGCAGAAATCTTTGTAAAATCAAAAGGTCGGATTTTAATTTCAACCTTTGCTTCAAATGTCCATCGAATTCAGCATATTGTTGAAATTGCTAATAAATGTAACCGTAAAATTTTAGTATTTGGTCGTAGTTTGGATCGAATTATTAAAATTATTCGGCAAATGGGACATTTAAAAATTTCTGATAAAGCATTTATTAAAGCTAGTGATGCTAAAAATTATAAAGATCACGAAATTTTAATTATTTGTACTGGTAGTCAGGGTGAACCAATGGCAGCGTTATCACGAATTGCTAATAATCAACACCCCCACATTTCAATTATTCCTGGTGATACTGTTATTTTTTCTTCATCACCAATTCCCGGGAACCGTGCTGATGTTGAAAGAGTAATTAATAAACTAGCACGCAATGGGGCAATTATTTTAGAAAATAGTCCAGTTAACCAATTACATGCCTCAGGGCATGCTTCCCAAGAAGAACAAAAACTATTATTTACGTTATTAAAACCAAAATTCTTTATGCCAATGCATGGTGATTATCGTATGTTAAAACAACATGGCGAAACTGCCGTTAGTGTTAATGTTGAAAAAGAAAATGTCTTTTTATGTGCAAATGGTGATCAAATTAATATTTTAAATGGCAGTGCTTGAATTGGTAAACGAGTAGATGCTGATGCAATTTATGTCGATGGGAAAGACTTATCGGGACAAACAACAGCAGTTGTTCGTGACCGGGAAGTACTATCAAAAGATGGGTTAATTGCGGTGGTAATTTCAATTGATTCCCAAACTAATAAACTATTAGCTCCGCCCCGAATTATTTCACGTGGTAGTTTCTATGTTAAAGATTCAGGAAATATTATTAATGAATCAATTCGTATTACCCAAGAAGCTGTTAATGATGTTTTACAAAACCAAAAACCGACCTTTGGAGCTTTAAAAAATGCAATTAAACAGTCATTATCCCCTTTTATTTACCGTTATAAAAAACGTAATCCGCTAATTATTCCGGTCATCTTAAATAAAAAATAA
- a CDS encoding GNAT family N-acetyltransferase — MLIIKPVNNIDALYLFQLEKENYPQHYYKYRNLIQMINNPQYYFYKITRGDNIILGYFILLKSGDDLEIIKLTVAKKYHHQGYDTKMLNYIINNFQYNNIFLEVRVDNQNALKLYYQQGFVKIREIPNYYDNVAADVLQYHQ; from the coding sequence ATGCTAATTATTAAACCAGTTAATAATATTGATGCCTTGTATTTATTTCAACTTGAAAAAGAGAATTATCCCCAGCATTATTATAAATATCGTAATTTAATTCAAATGATTAATAATCCCCAGTACTATTTTTATAAAATAACCCGTGGAGACAATATTATTTTAGGATATTTTATTTTATTAAAAAGTGGGGATGATTTAGAAATTATTAAATTAACCGTGGCTAAAAAATACCACCATCAGGGTTATGACACCAAAATGTTAAACTATATAATTAATAATTTTCAATACAATAATATATTCTTAGAAGTTCGCGTTGATAACCAAAATGCTTTAAAATTATACTATCAACAAGGATTTGTTAAAATTCGTGAAATCCCAAATTATTATGATAATGTTGCTGCAGATGTTTTACAATATCATCAGTAA
- the rsmB gene encoding 16S rRNA (cytosine(967)-C(5))-methyltransferase RsmB, protein MKTRQLCFDILYQIIVKKEFSNNLLNQMLIKYPDLSNQDKTLIFKIVYGTLKNKIYLEYVTNKFIDPHKTNQKLQILLWLSVYQFYFLDKIPNYAIVNEAVEIAKTINPKVSGFINATLKRILTADASVFDIINKNEIETLSIRYSFPRGLLLILKTQFGDEHALNIIKDSINIPKISLRVNTLKISREELIAKYPQYNLQPSLITSAGVISSYPVMNSEMFKNGEIIMQDEMSIKVVEALAPQPGELVLDMCAAPGGKTTYLGQLMNNQGHVDAYEIANYKIPLIMENIDRLGLTNIEVHNLDANLISPNQLYDRILLDAPCSGFGVIKRKPEIKYKTWTSEDLFDLVSIQAQLLDKAYQLLKPQGVLVYSTCTFEIYENQEQIKNFVQKYPDMKIEQEEQVFGYEHNSDGFYYCRLVKTK, encoded by the coding sequence ATGAAAACTCGTCAGTTATGTTTTGATATTTTATATCAAATTATTGTTAAAAAAGAATTTAGTAATAATTTATTAAACCAGATGTTAATTAAATACCCGGATCTTAGTAACCAGGATAAAACCTTAATTTTTAAAATTGTCTATGGAACCTTAAAAAATAAAATTTATTTAGAATATGTTACTAATAAGTTTATTGATCCCCACAAAACAAACCAAAAATTACAAATTTTATTATGACTCAGTGTTTATCAATTTTATTTTTTAGATAAAATTCCGAATTATGCTATTGTTAACGAAGCAGTTGAAATTGCCAAAACTATTAATCCTAAAGTTAGTGGTTTTATTAATGCAACTTTAAAAAGGATTTTGACTGCTGATGCTAGTGTTTTTGATATTATCAATAAAAATGAAATTGAAACTTTATCTATTCGTTATAGTTTTCCAAGGGGTTTATTATTAATTTTAAAAACTCAGTTTGGAGATGAACATGCTTTAAATATTATTAAAGATTCAATTAACATTCCCAAAATATCACTCCGGGTAAATACTTTAAAAATTTCTCGCGAAGAATTAATTGCCAAATATCCCCAGTATAATTTACAACCAAGTTTAATAACTTCCGCTGGTGTTATTTCATCATATCCAGTGATGAATAGTGAAATGTTTAAAAACGGAGAAATTATTATGCAAGATGAAATGAGTATTAAAGTTGTGGAAGCATTAGCACCCCAACCAGGTGAGTTAGTCCTAGATATGTGTGCGGCACCCGGCGGTAAAACAACTTACTTAGGACAGCTCATGAATAACCAGGGTCACGTTGATGCTTATGAAATTGCGAACTATAAAATTCCGTTAATTATGGAAAATATTGACCGTTTAGGGCTCACTAATATTGAAGTTCATAATTTGGATGCTAATTTAATTTCTCCTAATCAGTTATATGATCGGATCTTACTGGATGCTCCTTGTAGTGGATTCGGGGTTATTAAACGCAAACCGGAAATTAAATATAAAACATGAACAAGTGAAGACTTATTTGATCTTGTTAGCATTCAAGCCCAATTATTAGATAAAGCCTACCAATTATTAAAACCACAGGGTGTTCTTGTTTATTCAACTTGTACTTTTGAAATTTATGAAAACCAAGAGCAAATTAAAAACTTTGTCCAAAAATATCCGGATATGAAAATTGAGCAAGAAGAACAAGTGTTTGGTTATGAACATAATAGTGACGGATTTTACTACTGTCGCTTAGTTAAAACAAAATAA
- the tsaB gene encoding tRNA (adenosine(37)-N6)-threonylcarbamoyltransferase complex dimerization subunit type 1 TsaB → MLNLFIDTSSKYLTLILEQDDKLIDHLHIIGERKHTEQTLPAINALLAKHHYKLKNVNNFYLTKGPGSYTGVRVGVTIAKTIKTINPLVKVYLITSLLYQAGRIDAVSLLDAKGGKFYFAVVSKGNEVIPSQVLDEPTILEIAKKYPEFPIIKDQLDEPQFDYLNNYFNLKNKFELIKDINEIKPLYLKKAVG, encoded by the coding sequence ATGTTAAATTTATTTATTGATACCTCTAGTAAATATCTTACTTTAATTCTTGAACAAGATGATAAACTAATTGATCATCTCCATATTATTGGGGAGCGTAAACATACCGAACAAACATTACCAGCCATTAACGCTTTATTAGCTAAACACCATTACAAACTAAAAAATGTCAATAATTTTTATTTAACCAAGGGACCAGGTAGTTATACAGGGGTGCGGGTAGGAGTTACTATTGCCAAAACAATTAAAACAATTAACCCGCTTGTTAAAGTTTACTTAATCACAAGTCTTCTTTACCAAGCTGGGCGAATTGATGCGGTGTCACTCCTTGACGCCAAAGGGGGAAAGTTTTATTTTGCTGTTGTCAGCAAGGGAAATGAGGTTATTCCTAGCCAAGTTCTTGATGAACCAACTATTTTAGAAATTGCTAAAAAATATCCGGAGTTTCCGATTATCAAAGATCAGTTAGATGAACCCCAGTTTGATTATTTAAATAATTATTTTAACTTAAAAAATAAGTTTGAATTAATTAAAGATATTAATGAAATTAAACCATTATATTTAAAGAAAGCAGTCGGTTAA
- the argS gene encoding arginine--tRNA ligase, translating into MNNNIKIVEDLLASYLASKNLEKEIIIEKPRQEGFGHLSTNLALLLAKDLKANPREIANEIISYIKEKDQQSFKEISLAGPGFINFTIANAQLHKIMTDVLTLKTNYGKSQPKNYTYNLEIVSANPTGFLHIGHARNGAIGDSVARILRFAGFNVQTEYYVNDAGNQINILAITVFTCYQTLLGKEVTPPEEAYKGDMYLDVAQKFVDKYQDKYVDLTYGEDYKLSDPVAHELFRNESVALFLDIIKEQLKLFRVDIEYYSSEKAIYAGGKIDAVLEQYDKLGKTYHKDGALWLKTTDFGDEKDRVLVKNNGDYTYITPDLAVHNERLQRSKADHLVNFWGGDHHGYIIRMLAGLALLGYPKDILEIDMIQMVRLLKDGQEYKMSKRKGTAVWLIDLIEEIGVDPIRYMLSSKTPQSHMDLDVGLLKEHSSKNPVYYAQYATARCNSVLKQAAANNISFDDVSSFELLTTDKELNLLNDIDLFNRYVESSAKMRQPHLICDYIQNITRQFHSYYNEFKVINLENLALTKQRLCFIQVVYQVLSNAFNLIGVDVMEKM; encoded by the coding sequence ATGAATAATAATATTAAGATTGTTGAAGATTTACTAGCGAGCTATTTAGCAAGCAAAAATTTAGAGAAAGAAATAATTATTGAAAAACCTCGTCAAGAAGGGTTTGGGCACTTATCAACGAACCTAGCCTTATTATTAGCGAAAGATTTAAAAGCCAATCCGCGCGAAATTGCGAATGAAATTATTAGCTATATTAAGGAAAAGGACCAACAAAGTTTTAAAGAAATTAGTTTAGCGGGACCAGGTTTTATCAATTTTACAATTGCCAATGCGCAATTACATAAAATAATGACTGATGTATTAACTTTAAAAACAAACTATGGAAAATCTCAACCCAAAAATTATACTTATAATTTAGAAATTGTTTCGGCAAACCCCACTGGTTTTTTACACATTGGGCATGCGCGGAACGGAGCCATTGGGGATAGTGTGGCCCGAATTTTACGATTTGCTGGTTTTAATGTCCAAACTGAATACTATGTAAACGATGCGGGAAACCAGATTAATATTTTAGCAATTACTGTTTTTACTTGCTATCAAACTTTACTGGGCAAAGAAGTTACCCCTCCCGAAGAGGCATATAAGGGTGATATGTATCTTGATGTTGCCCAAAAATTTGTTGATAAATATCAAGATAAATATGTTGACTTAACTTATGGTGAAGATTACAAGTTAAGTGATCCTGTTGCCCACGAACTTTTCCGAAATGAATCAGTAGCATTATTCTTAGACATTATTAAAGAACAATTAAAACTATTCCGTGTTGATATTGAATATTATTCATCCGAAAAAGCAATTTATGCGGGGGGAAAAATTGATGCCGTTCTAGAGCAGTATGATAAATTAGGGAAAACCTATCATAAAGATGGGGCACTCTGGTTAAAAACAACTGACTTTGGTGATGAAAAAGACCGGGTATTAGTCAAAAATAATGGTGATTATACATACATTACTCCGGACTTAGCTGTTCATAATGAACGTTTACAACGTAGTAAAGCCGACCACTTAGTTAACTTTTGAGGAGGAGACCACCATGGTTATATTATTCGGATGTTAGCTGGTTTAGCGTTACTAGGTTATCCCAAAGATATCTTAGAAATTGATATGATTCAAATGGTACGGTTATTAAAAGATGGTCAAGAATATAAAATGAGTAAACGAAAAGGGACAGCAGTTTGGTTAATTGATTTAATTGAAGAAATTGGGGTGGATCCAATTCGTTATATGTTATCAAGTAAAACACCGCAAAGTCATATGGACTTAGATGTTGGTTTACTAAAAGAACATTCTTCAAAAAATCCGGTTTACTACGCCCAATATGCCACTGCCCGTTGTAATAGTGTGTTAAAGCAGGCCGCTGCTAATAATATTAGTTTTGATGATGTTAGTTCATTTGAATTATTAACAACGGATAAAGAATTAAACTTGTTAAATGATATTGATTTATTTAACCGTTATGTTGAATCCAGTGCGAAAATGCGCCAGCCCCATTTAATCTGTGATTATATTCAAAATATTACTCGTCAGTTCCATTCTTATTACAATGAATTTAAAGTTATTAATTTAGAAAACTTAGCATTAACAAAACAACGTTTATGTTTTATTCAAGTTGTTTACCAAGTTTTAAGTAATGCTTTTAACCTAATTGGTGTTGATGTTATGGAAAAAATGTAA
- the def gene encoding peptide deformylase, giving the protein MLQSKVPNKSWLVFDDSTSIREPSVDVNLPLSANDELIMHKLIDFVRYSQDPTENKDHAIRPAVGLAAPQIGANVNMYYIRIDTTDDETKQRTIIEHALVNPKIIGYSSQLACLEEGEGCLSVANDHEGYVPRSFRILVEGYDYLKQEKIKITIRGYEAIVFQHEQAHLEGKLYYDLIDDKNPWLKKPEWILL; this is encoded by the coding sequence GTGCTACAAAGTAAAGTACCCAATAAAAGTTGATTAGTGTTTGATGATAGCACATCCATTCGGGAACCATCAGTAGATGTCAACCTACCACTTTCCGCTAATGATGAATTAATTATGCACAAACTAATTGACTTTGTTCGTTATTCACAAGATCCCACTGAAAATAAAGATCATGCAATTCGTCCGGCCGTTGGCCTAGCGGCCCCCCAAATTGGTGCCAATGTTAATATGTACTATATTCGAATTGATACTACTGATGATGAAACGAAACAACGAACTATTATTGAACATGCCTTGGTTAATCCCAAAATTATTGGGTATAGTTCCCAACTTGCTTGTTTAGAGGAAGGCGAAGGTTGCTTAAGTGTTGCAAATGATCATGAGGGTTATGTTCCGCGCAGCTTTCGGATTTTAGTTGAAGGTTACGATTATTTAAAACAAGAAAAAATTAAAATAACAATCCGCGGTTATGAAGCAATTGTTTTCCAACATGAACAAGCCCATTTAGAGGGAAAGTTATATTATGATTTAATTGATGATAAAAATCCATGGCTAAAAAAACCAGAATGAATTTTACTATAA
- a CDS encoding ABC transporter permease gives MKNNVSHNPHPQRSQSQLPPRQRAFWAIISFAIFKVTKSITIWVLMLLAVLLFNAFLVTLLIISPTYSNFIVNFQYEVIIFSNIFLLIFILLGAIKFYGRELEDGTYLLLISKPYHRLTIFFLKLLALWICLAFFIGLILLTGYLISLVVYHVSLKPIFYLQILKLLVNLLKYTMMLSFLAVNGIICALSIFSSQIVILIVTIFCSLFLLGGLPYSLISTLSNNIEITFTDGGGTYPVSRLRETILFVEDLQDNKIANPVLTKKIYDFYAQDSPSDLQAIINGTDSNLLKKNRLLFYQSLGLTKKITVTFHANKITSWLGTYKNQNINDIISADQKASPSRDTTLDLTLGSDYGFKTSQELNSHNVIDQELLNLIASTKAQTPNWDYYYHYYLNNTNSLMLFNDNTYFTIDNLSYQEKNINPANIFKAIFSSNYEHVSSQYLASPDFIQSLDHYFKNPVFYVVKTLEDNILQKVYDYKILQLATVKINQDWKKYQNLTTVYQLITKFNLLEHWNQIWTTMISYEPYQFQPFANSFIDFDSQKNKLMSYQDFPLVLDAQHKIILQTKNYLKIKTLIYLYLAISICCLLLAIIIIARKSIT, from the coding sequence ATGAAAAATAATGTGTCTCATAATCCCCACCCTCAACGCTCCCAGTCCCAATTACCACCTCGTCAACGGGCTTTTTGGGCGATCATTTCGTTTGCAATTTTTAAAGTAACAAAAAGCATCACCATCTGAGTATTAATGCTGTTAGCAGTTTTATTATTTAATGCTTTTTTAGTTACATTATTAATAATTTCGCCAACATATAGTAATTTTATTGTTAATTTTCAATATGAAGTTATTATCTTTAGTAATATTTTTTTACTTATTTTTATTTTATTAGGCGCCATTAAATTTTATGGTCGTGAATTAGAAGATGGCACCTACTTGTTATTAATTTCAAAACCATATCATCGGTTAACCATTTTTTTCTTAAAGCTATTAGCATTATGAATTTGCCTTGCTTTTTTCATTGGTTTAATATTATTAACTGGCTATCTTATTAGTTTAGTAGTTTATCATGTTAGTTTAAAACCAATATTTTATCTCCAGATATTAAAATTGCTGGTTAATTTATTAAAATATACGATGATGTTATCATTTTTAGCTGTCAATGGAATTATCTGTGCTCTCTCAATTTTTTCTTCGCAAATTGTAATTTTAATTGTCACAATTTTTTGTAGTTTATTTTTATTAGGGGGTCTTCCTTATTCATTAATTAGTACCTTGAGTAATAATATTGAAATAACTTTTACGGATGGTGGGGGCACTTATCCTGTCAGTCGCCTTCGTGAAACAATCTTGTTTGTGGAAGATTTACAAGATAATAAGATTGCTAATCCGGTGTTAACAAAAAAAATTTATGATTTTTATGCCCAGGATAGTCCTAGTGATTTGCAAGCAATTATTAATGGTACAGATAGTAATCTTCTTAAAAAGAACCGGTTGTTATTTTACCAATCACTAGGATTAACAAAAAAAATTACCGTTACTTTTCATGCCAACAAAATTACATCATGGCTAGGAACCTATAAAAATCAAAATATTAATGATATTATTAGTGCTGATCAAAAAGCATCACCATCCCGTGATACTACTCTTGATTTAACCTTAGGCAGTGATTATGGTTTTAAAACTTCCCAAGAACTTAACTCCCATAATGTTATTGACCAGGAATTACTAAATTTAATTGCGAGCACTAAAGCCCAAACCCCTAATTGAGATTATTATTACCATTATTATTTAAATAATACTAATTCATTAATGCTTTTTAATGATAACACTTATTTTACCATTGATAATTTATCATACCAGGAAAAAAATATTAATCCCGCTAATATTTTTAAAGCGATCTTTAGCAGTAATTATGAACATGTTAGTTCGCAATATTTAGCTAGTCCTGATTTTATTCAGAGTTTGGACCATTATTTTAAAAACCCCGTCTTTTATGTTGTAAAAACATTAGAGGATAATATCCTACAAAAAGTTTATGATTATAAAATTTTGCAACTAGCTACGGTAAAGATTAATCAAGACTGAAAAAAATATCAAAATTTAACAACAGTGTACCAATTAATTACAAAATTTAATTTACTTGAACATTGAAACCAAATATGAACGACCATGATTAGTTATGAACCATATCAATTTCAGCCATTTGCTAATAGTTTTATTGATTTTGATAGTCAAAAAAACAAACTAATGAGCTATCAAGACTTTCCCTTAGTATTAGATGCTCAACATAAGATTATTTTGCAAACCAAAAATTATTTAAAAATTAAAACCTTAATTTATCTTTACTTAGCTATTAGTATTTGTTGTTTGCTATTAGCAATAATAATTATTGCTCGAAAAAGTATTACCTAA
- the tsaE gene encoding tRNA (adenosine(37)-N6)-threonylcarbamoyltransferase complex ATPase subunit type 1 TsaE, with protein MEVVIQNLNGTDHLAKIFSQYVKPNQCLLLTGELAAGKTTFTKQLLKYLDVQEPVTSPTFVILNQYLGRNGLKINHMDSYRLLGLDSTEEWEQYLDEFVDSLNIIEWPDIIKKYLDAKYELIHLTITFRDQGTRLFTIETNNQALLEAIRKEFL; from the coding sequence ATGGAAGTCGTAATACAAAATCTTAATGGAACAGACCACTTAGCAAAAATTTTTAGTCAATATGTAAAGCCAAACCAGTGTCTTTTATTAACTGGTGAATTAGCCGCAGGGAAAACTACGTTTACCAAACAACTTTTGAAGTATTTAGATGTCCAAGAACCAGTTACTTCACCAACTTTTGTGATTTTAAACCAGTATCTTGGTCGCAACGGGTTAAAAATTAACCACATGGATAGTTATCGCTTATTGGGGCTAGATTCTACCGAAGAGTGAGAACAATATTTAGATGAGTTTGTAGATAGTTTAAATATTATTGAATGACCAGATATTATTAAAAAATATTTAGATGCCAAGTATGAACTGATCCACCTGACTATTACTTTTCGTGATCAGGGAACACGTCTTTTTACTATTGAAACTAATAATCAAGCATTATTAGAAGCAATTAGAAAGGAATTTTTATAA